The sequence ACAACTAAGCCTACCATAAAGTACAAACGaccgataataaagtacataaCGTCGTAAAATAAGCACATTGGAATAAAGTGAGACTTGAGGAATTTCATGTCTAAATTATTAAAAGCATTTGGTATctactaaatatagtataatTGACGTTTAATCACAAGCATAGCCTCCGATTTATTCACTACGTTgaggaggtgaatataggaCATGTATGCGCACTTtggttagtgaataaaatttcttggcaaataaatatgcactaaccaataaaaattgaaagaacTAATGAGAGTACATATTTCAGAAAATTAGGTACAGCCAAGCCTACCATAAAGTACAAACGaccgataataaagtacataacgtcgtaaaacaagcacattggaataaagtgagacttgaggaatttcatgtctaaattattaaaagcatttggtatctactaaatatagtataatttaagtttaatcacaaGCATAGCCTCCGATTTATTCACTACGTTgaggaggtgaatataggacatgcatgtgcactttggttagtgaataaaattccttggcaaataaatatgcactaaCCAATAAAAATTGAATGAACTAACGAGAATATATATTTCAGAAAATTAGGTACAGCCAAGCCTACCATAAAGTACAAACGaccgataataaagtacataacgtcgtaaaacaagcacattggaataaagtgagacttgaggaatttcatgtctaaattattaaaagcatttggtatctactaaatatagtataatTGACGTTTAATCACAAGCATAGCCTCTGATTTATTCACTATGTTGAGGAAGTGAATATAGGACatgcatgtgcactttggttagtgaaaaaaattccttggcaaataaatatgcactaaccaataaaaattgaaagaacTAACAAGAGTACATATTTCAGAAAATTAGGTACAGCCAAGCCTACCATAAAGTACAAACGaccgataataaagtacataaCGTCGTAAAACAAGCACATTGAAATAAAGTGAGACTTGAGAAATTTCATGTCTAAGTTATTAAAAGCATTTGTTGTctactaaatatagtataatTGACGTCTAATCACAAGCATAGCCTCCGATTTATTCACTACGTTgaggaggtgaatataggagatgcatgtgcactttggttagtgaataaaattccttggcaaataaatatgcactaaccaataaaaattgaaagaacTAATGAGAGTacatatttcaaaaaattaggTACAGCCAAGCCTACCATAAAGTACAAACGaccgataataaagtacatattgtcgtaaaacaagcacattggaATAAAGTGAGACTTGAGGAATTTCATGTCTAAGTTATTAAAAGCATTTGGTATAtactaaatatagtataatTGACGTTTAATCACAAGCATAGCCTCCGATTTATTCACTACGTTgaggaggtgaatataggagattcatgtgcactttggttagtgaataaaattccttggcaaatatatatgcactaaccaataaatattgaaagaaCTAACGAGAGTACATATTTCAGAAAATTAGGTACAGCCAAGCCTACCATAAAGTACAAATGaccgataataaagtacataacgtcgtaaaacaagcacattggGTAATAGTTACTAAAATTTAGTGGCAAATAAAAGGTTGACAATAAATATTGAAAGACCTAACTAGAGTACATATTTAAGAAAATAAGGTACATCCGAGTCAGTATTTAAGTGCATATGaccgataataaagtacatatCATGGTAAACCAAGAACATTGTAACAAAGCAAGACTTGTTGAATTTCATTTCTAAGATAGTAAAATCATTTGGTATATACTCAATATAGTATAATTTACGCATAATCACAAGCATTTCCTCGGATTTATTCATTAAGTTGATGAGGTGAAAATAGGACATGCATGTGCACTTTGGGTAATAGTCACTAAAATTTAGTGGCAAATAATAAGTTGACAATAAATATTGAAAGACCTAACTAGAGTACATATTTAAGAAAATAAGGTATATCCAAGTCAGTATTTAAGTACATATGaccgataataaagtacatatCATGGTAAACCAAGAACATTGCAACAAAGCAAGACTTGTTGAATTTCATGTCTAAGATAGTAAAACCATTTGGTATATACTCAATAGAGTATAATTTCATGTATGTTGTACCATATATCGATCGATCAAATCATTTATAAATGAAATCTCGACAATTATACCTTACTGTAGTGTATGTTGTACCATATGTGTAGATTGAGTGAACCTGATTTCTTAGTATATGTACTAATATTCAGTAAACAAATCCGACATGTGTTGGTCATTTATCAAACTAGCCATGTGCGCACAAAAAAACCATCATCCGTGTTAATGTTTTCAGCAACACCAAATAACAACACCATCAAGGTTAAACGTCAACGATAACAAGCATATCAATAAGTTGTGCACAATACAAACATAAGAACCATCTAGGCAACGCTAAACCATAAATAACTAGAACTCCACAAAGTTCGGACTAAAATGTCTAAGAACTGAAACCATTAAACTAAAACTAAACCACAAATCCACCACTGGAACGCGTATGCTTCCTAGCAGGCAAATCCACGATCAATTGCCCTTCCTCTCTCCTTTTTCTGCTGCAAAAATGTAAAAAAAGTAATTAGTTATCAATACtttgtaataataatatataataagaaAGGATGTCAAATCATTACAAGTAGACTCAATATTGAGATACTGTTTCAATTAACCATATAAACCTATTCTATAGCTTCTTTGCAACTACGTCTGTTGTGCACTGGCTTATGACAACGACCGCACTTTGACACACGTGTTTCAACTTGAGATGGAATCCTCTTAGTCCTTCTACGACCTGGTTGACTTCGTATATCCGGAGCATTGATTACAGATCCTTCGTCATTGTTGTTCTCGTACATGTCAAATGTCGGTATGAGATTGATCATTCCTTTATATGCTTGACGATACATTTCAATATGGAAATACCGATCACAAAAGGCATATAGCGACATTGACTTTGATTTAATAGCTGCACAAGCATGCTTGCACGGAAGCATATTAATCTGCCAAGATTTGCATGAACAAGTCCATTCATTCAAATCAACCGCAAATGATTTATCACCATCAACTACCTCAAATTTCCAACCACATGATTTGTTAATACTCAAGTTTCTGGATTCAATATATGTGCTAGCTAGAGCCTTCTCCTTCTTCGGGCTTAATTCCTGAACCATGACTAATGTTGTTTCCCGTCGTCTGTGCATCATGTTCATGATTTGCACACGTACATGATCCACCATAGAAACAATTGGAAGATGACGAGCTGGTTTAACCCAGTTGCTCCAACATTCGGcaatgttattatttattacaccCCATCGCCTACCAGGAAACAAAGCATTTGCCCAACTTTGTGGATCAGAACTTGTGATAAAAGTACTAGCACGAGGCATGGATtccaaaatattattaatgtgGCGTGTAAATTCTTGTTGTGAAGGGGCATATGCAGCTTTCTTGAACACAGATGACCAATGTTTTTTGTTGTGTAGCGGATAACTTCGCAAGACCTTCAATGACAAGAAAGTTAACACAGTTATATGACCATCAATAAATAATACTATTTGaagatttcaaaaaaaaagttaaattaCTTACTAACCTGCTTCACAAAATTATCCACCAAGTGCCTCAAACAATACGCATGGTGACTTCCCGGAAATAATAGCTTAACAGCCTTGATAATACCGGGATGTCTATCTGAGAAAAAAGTGAACTTTTCAAACACCATGATATGTTGCAAAACAAGGACACCTCTCAAATGAAAACAAAACCATTCCCAATTCGAATCATTCTC comes from Henckelia pumila isolate YLH828 chromosome 4, ASM3356847v2, whole genome shotgun sequence and encodes:
- the LOC140861105 gene encoding uncharacterized protein, whose amino-acid sequence is MVVKFIRDDEDDRQFRSDNELEEAPVQNSLDSWFHCIRGVGQTFKDAAEFRIYMKKYSVAIRRSLLYAKNDRDKIIVVCTEHSCKWRVYASRHKAENLFGIKKCNLQHTCGEDNLSGRGHPRADSAWVADLMKNKLRGEPSYRPCAMVKDVHRDFGVDLEYHKAWKDKELAMHDLHGTDKGCYDKLRWYCRAVRETNPGIVADCEIDVVTNKFKQLFLCFNACAVGFATGCRPMIFLDGTHIKNKYKGSILLAVAKDANDDLFTLAYAVVDAENDSNWEWFCFHLRGVLVLQHIMVFEKFTFFSDRHPGIIKAVKLLFPGSHHAYCLRHLVDNFVKQVLRSYPLHNKKHWSSVFKKAAYAPSQQEFTRHINNILESMPRASTFITSSDPQSWANALFPGRRWGVINNNIAECWSNWVKPARHLPIVSMVDHVRVQIMNMMHRRRETTLVMVQELSPKKEKALASTYIESRNLSINKSCGWKFEVVDGDKSFAVDLNEWTCSCKSWQINMLPCKHACAAIKSKSMSLYAFCDRYFHIEMYRQAYKGMINLIPTFDMYENNNDEGSVINAPDIRSQPGRRRTKRIPSQVETRVSNRKRREEGQLIVDLPARKHTRSSGGFVV